The DNA segment GATGACAGCAGTATCCTATTCGATGTGAAGGATAAAGAATCTCTTGAAAGCGGCCTAAGACGCCTTCTATCGGGAAAACTGAATTATCGAGGGATCCTTCTGAAGAACCATCGCAAAGTGCGCAGTGAAGCCCTATTTTCGGAAAATATCCGGCAGACTCTGAGTATAATGGAGGCCATGATTGGCCGAAAAGTATAGAAGAGTTCTTCTGGTATCATATTACTTCCCGCCGCTCGGAATGGGAGGGGTGGGGCGCCCTCTCGGTTTGTTTAAATATCTTCCTCGATTCGGTTTCGACGTAACGGTCCTTACGGTAAAAAAGATTCTTTATCCGGAGTATGACCATTCGCTGCTGGAGGATCGCGAGGACCCGAGGATAGTCCGGACCGGTTCATACGATCCGGCGCGAATGCTGTATTTGCTGGGAGTACGTACCGGCAGGGAAGGGTGGGGGCGGGGCCGAGCGAGAAGCAGATATTTTCCCGATTCGAAAATCGGATGGAAAAGGTTTGTCGTTCGCAAGGCAAAACGGCTGATTGCAGAGAGCAAATTTGATGCAATTATAACGACATCGCCGCCGATAACGGCTCATCTGGCCGGATTAGAGTTAAAGGATAAATTCGGTCTTCCCTGGATAGCCGATTTTCGGGATTTGTGGTTTTCCCGTCCGATTGAAGAAGTCTATGGGGAAATTAAGCTGGTGGAAAAAGCGAGAGAGTTGAAAGACAGGATATTGAAAGCCGCCGACGAGATAGTAGTAGTGAATAATGATATAAAGAAATATTTGGGGAAAGGGACCGTGATAACCAACGGAGCCGATCCGGGGCTCATAGATGTCTGGCGTTCAGCCAAGACTCATCCGATAAATAAATTCATGATCGGCGTACTGGGGACGATTAACAACCTATGCCCCATTGAACCGCTTTTCAAGGCCCTGGCAATTCTCGGCAATGAAAAAGGCCCGACGGATAAAGAAATTTATATAATTCATGCCGGACACTATGATAAAAGTATGATGGCAGATCTGCAGGCAAAATACGGGCTTCATGACAGGGTAGATCTGAAAGGTTATCTTCCGAGAAAAGAGGCGATTAAGACTCTGGCGGAAGCGGACCTGCTTTATCTGGGAGTAGGAGGTTTTGCCGGTCCCGATATTTTGCCGGGACGGATTTTCGACTACCTGATTTCCGGCAAACCGATTTTAGGGGTGGCCCCGGAGAAGTCCGATGCGGCTAAATTGATCCGGGAATATGATCAGGGCAAGGTTATTGCGGCCGACGATTTAGAGGGAATTGCATCATTTATTAAAGGGTTTCGGAAAGATAATGGAGCCGAACACAATTTTGCCGTGAAAGAGGCCGCTGATTTGACGAGATATACCTCGCTCGCAATGGCCGAAAAATATGCCGATATTCTGGGGCATATTATCCGATGAAGGTGATCGCCGGAAAAGTTTCGGTTGTGATTGTCACTTATAATGGGGCGGAATTTATCAGGGACTGCCTTCGTTCACTTATGGATGAGGCGACGGCATTAAATCTGGAAATAGTGGCTGTCGATAATGGATCGACCGATGGGACAGCAGCATTGAT comes from the Candidatus Zixiibacteriota bacterium genome and includes:
- a CDS encoding putative Group 1 glycosyl transferase (Evidence 3 : Putative function from multiple computational evidences), yielding MAEKYRRVLLVSYYFPPLGMGGVGRPLGLFKYLPRFGFDVTVLTVKKILYPEYDHSLLEDREDPRIVRTGSYDPARMLYLLGVRTGREGWGRGRARSRYFPDSKIGWKRFVVRKAKRLIAESKFDAIITTSPPITAHLAGLELKDKFGLPWIADFRDLWFSRPIEEVYGEIKLVEKARELKDRILKAADEIVVVNNDIKKYLGKGTVITNGADPGLIDVWRSAKTHPINKFMIGVLGTINNLCPIEPLFKALAILGNEKGPTDKEIYIIHAGHYDKSMMADLQAKYGLHDRVDLKGYLPRKEAIKTLAEADLLYLGVGGFAGPDILPGRIFDYLISGKPILGVAPEKSDAAKLIREYDQGKVIAADDLEGIASFIKGFRKDNGAEHNFAVKEAADLTRYTSLAMAEKYADILGHIIR